A genomic region of Candidatus Thorarchaeota archaeon contains the following coding sequences:
- a CDS encoding leucine-rich repeat protein → MDVITISYSTSDGLTKEVELDIDAEELDLSRQKITSIDLTPLKDAKELRALNLAFNRMVSIDLTGLDGCSALEELILTKNNIQEIDLRPLGSCPALRELNVGGNEISFLDLSPLSNCTHLERLRLFGNNLDSIDLTPLSRCTELKMLELEHNNMPEIDLRPLSKCTNLTQINLMYNNFTAIDLTPLKNCKRLKFLYLHHNVLKSIDLTPLANCEDLTIIRLGGNELTSIDLEPLAKCKNLRRVGLAMNALESIDLRPLAECQELRSLDVAGNHLTSINLEPLADCTALEELYIHSNHPTENNFSSVNLTPLLSCPDLEDLGVPDDADLIIDKSYRGSDYPPAIEELVEEKRIKWE, encoded by the coding sequence ATGGATGTCATCACTATCAGTTACAGTACAAGCGACGGCCTGACAAAAGAGGTCGAACTGGATATAGACGCGGAGGAGCTGGATCTCTCGAGGCAGAAGATTACAAGCATCGATCTTACACCGTTAAAGGATGCAAAGGAATTACGCGCGCTCAATCTAGCATTTAATCGGATGGTTTCGATTGACCTGACGGGGCTCGATGGCTGTTCAGCCCTGGAGGAACTGATACTGACAAAGAACAATATCCAAGAGATCGATCTGCGTCCCCTTGGGTCATGCCCTGCACTTCGAGAGTTGAACGTAGGAGGCAATGAGATATCCTTCTTGGACCTCTCACCACTATCGAATTGCACGCATCTTGAACGACTGAGGCTCTTTGGAAATAATCTTGACTCGATAGATTTGACTCCATTATCTCGATGCACCGAACTGAAGATGCTCGAATTGGAACATAACAACATGCCCGAGATCGATCTTCGACCATTATCCAAGTGCACTAATCTGACTCAGATTAATTTAATGTATAATAATTTCACGGCTATTGATCTGACACCTCTCAAGAACTGCAAGCGACTCAAGTTCCTCTACCTGCATCATAACGTCCTCAAGAGCATTGACCTCACACCTCTGGCAAATTGTGAGGACCTGACGATCATCAGACTTGGTGGTAACGAACTCACAAGTATTGATCTCGAACCTTTAGCGAAATGTAAGAACCTGCGCAGAGTAGGTCTCGCAATGAACGCACTTGAGAGCATCGATCTGCGACCCCTAGCCGAATGTCAGGAACTTAGAAGTCTTGATGTTGCAGGAAATCATCTCACGTCGATCAATCTCGAGCCACTCGCCGATTGCACTGCTCTTGAAGAACTCTACATCCATAGTAATCATCCAACGGAGAATAACTTCAGTAGCGTCAATCTTACACCACTATTATCATGCCCGGATCTTGAGGATCTTGGTGTTCCCGATGACGCGGACCTCATCATCGATAAATCGTATCGAGGTTCAGACTATCCACCTGCCATCGAAGAACTCGTTGAGGAAAAGAGGATAAAGTGGGAATAG
- a CDS encoding thioredoxin family protein: MVVEIDDTTKEQVMELFEVLEHDVTLHVFVDDHDCLYCGDTQALAENVADLSDKVHVKVYPGDLNDERAKEMGVKYHPAIVVHGERPYNVRFYGIPAGHEFGALIGSITDASRGIAPFSDDVIADIKSIDKPIHIQVFTTPTCPYCPNMVRLAHQAAILNPFIEADMIEALEFKELSAKYAVFAVPKTIFNEDVSIEGLTPPEILVEKLFEAVDKI; the protein is encoded by the coding sequence ATGGTTGTAGAAATTGATGATACTACCAAGGAACAAGTAATGGAGCTCTTTGAGGTCCTTGAACATGATGTGACTCTACATGTCTTTGTTGACGATCACGACTGTCTATATTGTGGCGACACGCAAGCATTAGCAGAAAATGTGGCGGACCTCTCTGACAAGGTGCACGTGAAGGTCTATCCGGGTGATCTCAATGATGAACGGGCAAAAGAAATGGGCGTGAAATACCATCCCGCCATTGTGGTTCACGGTGAGCGCCCCTATAATGTACGCTTCTATGGAATTCCTGCCGGTCACGAGTTCGGAGCCTTGATTGGAAGTATCACAGATGCCTCACGAGGGATCGCACCGTTTTCTGACGACGTGATAGCTGACATAAAATCAATTGACAAACCGATCCATATCCAAGTCTTTACCACACCGACCTGCCCGTATTGCCCAAATATGGTCAGACTCGCCCATCAAGCAGCGATTCTCAATCCGTTTATCGAGGCGGATATGATCGAGGCACTAGAGTTCAAGGAGCTATCCGCCAAATACGCAGTGTTCGCAGTGCCAAAGACTATCTTCAATGAGGATGTCTCGATAGAGGGTCTCACACCACCAGAAATTCTGGTTGAGAAACTCTTCGAAGCTGTAGACAAGATATAG